From a region of the Panicum virgatum strain AP13 chromosome 2K, P.virgatum_v5, whole genome shotgun sequence genome:
- the LOC120670115 gene encoding non-lysosomal glucosylceramidase-like isoform X3 has translation MSPVMANQFSIFVTRGRNKKYASVLAPGQLDGLQKSSDDGISSWDWKLKGDHSTYHALFPRAWTVYDGEPDPELKVSCRQISPFIPHNYEESSLPTSVFVYTLVNTGKERAKVSLLMTWANSIGGLSHHTGGHVNEPFIGENGVSGVLLHHKTANNNPPVTFAIAACENQNVNVTVLPVFGLSGESSVTAREMWGTMVQDGSFDRDNFNAGVSMPSSLGDTVCAAVSASTWVEPHGRCTVVFALAWSAPKVKFKKGSTYYRRYTKFYGTSPRSAVNLVQDALMKYKHWEEEIDKWQTPILRDERLPEWYKITLFNELYFLVAGGTIWIDSEYLVVDADNKSNSSPIEDGDSPLNDSTCNSTVPQIGFDPHEIDDKENVGKFLYLEGIEYFMWCTYDVHFYASFALLDLFPKIELSIQRDFARAVLREDKSRVRFLADGAWGIRKVIGAVAHDLGAHNPWHELNAYNIHDTSRWKDLNPKFVLQIYRDFAATGDMSFGKDVWPAVCTAMEYMEQFDRDGDGMIENDGFPDQTYDAWTVQGVSAYCGCLWLAALQATAALARSLGHDDYAERCMIRFAKAKSVFEARLWNGSYFNYDSGTSYKSRSIQADQLAGQWYTASSGLPPLFEEDRIKCTLQKIFDYNVMRVKGGRMGAVNGMHPNGKVDETCMQSREIWTGVTYSLAATMLLHGMEHQAFTTAEGIYIAGWSEEGYGYWFQTPEAWTVDGHYRSLIYMRPLAIWGMQQALSPPMSILKAPKVNAMDRAHISPGTFQFLQDSVRKMTPKNGCFGNTVFNWDC, from the exons ATGTCTCCTGTGATGGCCAATCAATTTTCG ATCTTTGTCACTCGGGGAAGAAACAAGAAATATGCTTCAGTTTTGGCCCCTGGTCAACTTGATGGTTTGCA GAAATCTAGCGATGATGGTATATCGTCCTGGGATTGGAAATTAAAGGGTGATCATTCGACATACCATGCTTTGTTTCCTCGAGCATGGACTGTTTATGATG GCGAACCAGATCCAGAGCTAAAAGTATCTTGCCGTCAAATATCGCCATTTATTCCACACAACTATGAAGAGAGCAGTCTTCCTACCTCTGTTTTTGTATACACT CTCGTGAATACCGGAAAGGAAAGGGCAAAAGTTAGCCTATTGATGACTTGGGCG AATTCCATTGGAGGACTTTCACATCATACTGGTGGCCATGTAAATGAGCCATTCAT AGGAGAAAATGGAGTTTCTGGCGTTCTTCTACATCACAA GACAGCCAATAATAATCCTCCTGTAACATTTGCAATTGCGGCATGTGAAAACCAAAATGTAAATGTCACAGTATTGCCTGTTTTTGGGCTTTCTGGAGAAAGTTCTGTTACTGCCAGGGAAATGTGGGGCACAATGGTCCAG GATGGTTCCTTTGACCGAGATAATTTCAATGCTGGTGTCAGCATGCCTTCTTCTCTGGGTGATACAGTTTGTGCAGCAGTTTCTGCTTCCACCTGGGTTGAACCACATGGAAGATGTACAGTTGTATTCGCGTTGGCTTGGTCTGCTCCTAAGGTTAAGTTTAAAAAGGGAAGTACATACTACAG GAGATATACAAAGTTCTATGGAACTTCGCCAAGATCAGCTGTAAATTTGGTACAAGATGCTTTGATGA AGTATAAACATTGGGAAGAGGAGATCGATAAGTGGCAGACCCCAATTCTCCGTGATGAGAGGCTTCCAGAGTG GTACAAGATTACTCTCTTCAATGAATTGTACTTCCTTGTTGCTGGAGGAACCATTTGGATTG ATAGCGAATACTTGGTAGTTGACGCTGATAACAAGTCGAATTCAAGTCCCATTGAGGATGGTGATTCACCACTTAATGACAGCACGTGCAATTCTACAGTTCCCCAAATCGGTTTTGACCCACATGAGATTGATGACAAAGAAAACGTTGGGAAGTTTTTGTACCTGGAAGGAATAGAGTACTTCATGTGGTGCACCTATGATGTACACTTCTATGCCTCTTTTGCTCTTTTGGATCTGTTTCCTAAGATTGAATTAAGCATTCAACGTGATTTTGCTAGAGCTGTTCTGCGGGAAGATAAGAGTAGAGTCAGATTTCTTGCTGATGGTGCCTGGGGTATTCGTAAAGTAATTGGTGCTGTCGCCCATGACCTTGGAGCACATAATCCGTGGCATGAATTGAATGCTTACAACATCCACGACACAAGTAGATGGAAAGATCTTAATCCCAAGTTTGTGCTTCAGATTTACAGGGATTTTGCTGCAACAGGTGATATGTCATTTGGCAAGGATGTCTGGCCAGCAGTTTGTACTGCTATGGAATATATGGAACAATTTGATCGTGATGGTGATGGTATGATTGAAAATGATGGATTTCCTGATCAAACGTATGATGCTTGGACAGTTCAAGGAGTAAGTGCGTATTGTGGTTGCCTTTGGCTTGCTGCCCTTCAAGCTACAGCAGCACTGGCCCGCAGCCTTGGACATGATGACTATGCTGAGAGGTGTATGATAAGATTTGCAAAAGCTAAATCCGTATTTGAAGCCAGGTTATGGAATGGTTCATACTTCAATTATGACAGCGGAACAAGTTACAAAAGCCGTTCCATCCAGGCAGACCAGCTGGCTGGACAATGGTATACTGCATCTTCTGGGTTGCCTCCTCTATTTGAAGAGGATAGGATAAAATGCACACTTCAGAAAATATTTGACTACAACGTGATGAGGGTGAAAGGAGGACGTATGGGAGCTGTGAATGGTATGCATCCGAATGGGAAGGTAGATGAAACCTGTATGCAGTCAAGAGAAATATGGACAGGAGTAACATATAGTTTAGCTGCAACTATGCTGCTCCATGGAATGGAGCATCAGGCCTTCACTACTGCAGAAGGCATTTATATTGCAGGATGGTCTGAAGAGGGCTATGG GTACTGGTTCCAAACTCCGGAAGCATGGACAGTTGATGGCCACTACAGGTCACTGATATATATGCGCCCCCTTGCAATCTGGGGAATGCAGCAGGCCTTGTCCCCTCCAATGTCGATACTCAAGGCGCCAAAGGTAAATGCAATGGACAGGGCTCACATTTCTCCAGGCACATTCCAGTTCCTCCAGGATAGCGTCAGGAAGATGACGCCCAAGAACGGTTGTTTCGGAAACACTGTATTTAACTGGGATTGTTGA
- the LOC120670115 gene encoding non-lysosomal glucosylceramidase-like isoform X1, which yields MPSGNLLSRRKRSWRANELVSRSTLQLLDFDDGSPPEHAWSRKLSSHANRLKEFNVTFREAIRMMKLGLRLWSYIREEASHGRKAPIDPFTRESNRPSASQGVPLGGMGSGSISRGFRGEFKHWQITPGYCEMSPVMANQFSIFVTRGRNKKYASVLAPGQLDGLQKSSDDGISSWDWKLKGDHSTYHALFPRAWTVYDGEPDPELKVSCRQISPFIPHNYEESSLPTSVFVYTLVNTGKERAKVSLLMTWANSIGGLSHHTGGHVNEPFIGENGVSGVLLHHKTANNNPPVTFAIAACENQNVNVTVLPVFGLSGESSVTAREMWGTMVQDGSFDRDNFNAGVSMPSSLGDTVCAAVSASTWVEPHGRCTVVFALAWSAPKVKFKKGSTYYRRYTKFYGTSPRSAVNLVQDALMKYKHWEEEIDKWQTPILRDERLPEWYKITLFNELYFLVAGGTIWIDSEYLVVDADNKSNSSPIEDGDSPLNDSTCNSTVPQIGFDPHEIDDKENVGKFLYLEGIEYFMWCTYDVHFYASFALLDLFPKIELSIQRDFARAVLREDKSRVRFLADGAWGIRKVIGAVAHDLGAHNPWHELNAYNIHDTSRWKDLNPKFVLQIYRDFAATGDMSFGKDVWPAVCTAMEYMEQFDRDGDGMIENDGFPDQTYDAWTVQGVSAYCGCLWLAALQATAALARSLGHDDYAERCMIRFAKAKSVFEARLWNGSYFNYDSGTSYKSRSIQADQLAGQWYTASSGLPPLFEEDRIKCTLQKIFDYNVMRVKGGRMGAVNGMHPNGKVDETCMQSREIWTGVTYSLAATMLLHGMEHQAFTTAEGIYIAGWSEEGYGYWFQTPEAWTVDGHYRSLIYMRPLAIWGMQQALSPPMSILKAPKVNAMDRAHISPGTFQFLQDSVRKMTPKNGCFGNTVFNWDC from the exons ATGCCGAGCGGGAACTTGCTTTCCCGCAGGAAGCGTTCGTGGCGTGCCAATGAGCTCGTGAGCAGGAGCACCCTGCAACTG CTGGACTTCGATGATGGCTCACCACCGGAGCATGCATGGAGTAGGAAACTAAGTAGTCATGCTAATAGATTGAAGGAGTTCAATGTTACATTCAGAGAAGCAATTAGAATG ATGAAACTTGGTCTCCGACTTTGGTCATATATTCGGGAGGAAGCTTCTCATGGAAGG AAAGCACCAATTGATCCCTTCACTAGAGAGAGCAACAGACCCTCAGCCTCACAAGGAGTACCTCTTGGTGGGATGGG GAGTGGTAGCATTTCAAGAGGCTTTAGGGGAGAATTCAAGCATTGGCAGATAACTCCTGGTTATTGTGAAATGTCTCCTGTGATGGCCAATCAATTTTCG ATCTTTGTCACTCGGGGAAGAAACAAGAAATATGCTTCAGTTTTGGCCCCTGGTCAACTTGATGGTTTGCA GAAATCTAGCGATGATGGTATATCGTCCTGGGATTGGAAATTAAAGGGTGATCATTCGACATACCATGCTTTGTTTCCTCGAGCATGGACTGTTTATGATG GCGAACCAGATCCAGAGCTAAAAGTATCTTGCCGTCAAATATCGCCATTTATTCCACACAACTATGAAGAGAGCAGTCTTCCTACCTCTGTTTTTGTATACACT CTCGTGAATACCGGAAAGGAAAGGGCAAAAGTTAGCCTATTGATGACTTGGGCG AATTCCATTGGAGGACTTTCACATCATACTGGTGGCCATGTAAATGAGCCATTCAT AGGAGAAAATGGAGTTTCTGGCGTTCTTCTACATCACAA GACAGCCAATAATAATCCTCCTGTAACATTTGCAATTGCGGCATGTGAAAACCAAAATGTAAATGTCACAGTATTGCCTGTTTTTGGGCTTTCTGGAGAAAGTTCTGTTACTGCCAGGGAAATGTGGGGCACAATGGTCCAG GATGGTTCCTTTGACCGAGATAATTTCAATGCTGGTGTCAGCATGCCTTCTTCTCTGGGTGATACAGTTTGTGCAGCAGTTTCTGCTTCCACCTGGGTTGAACCACATGGAAGATGTACAGTTGTATTCGCGTTGGCTTGGTCTGCTCCTAAGGTTAAGTTTAAAAAGGGAAGTACATACTACAG GAGATATACAAAGTTCTATGGAACTTCGCCAAGATCAGCTGTAAATTTGGTACAAGATGCTTTGATGA AGTATAAACATTGGGAAGAGGAGATCGATAAGTGGCAGACCCCAATTCTCCGTGATGAGAGGCTTCCAGAGTG GTACAAGATTACTCTCTTCAATGAATTGTACTTCCTTGTTGCTGGAGGAACCATTTGGATTG ATAGCGAATACTTGGTAGTTGACGCTGATAACAAGTCGAATTCAAGTCCCATTGAGGATGGTGATTCACCACTTAATGACAGCACGTGCAATTCTACAGTTCCCCAAATCGGTTTTGACCCACATGAGATTGATGACAAAGAAAACGTTGGGAAGTTTTTGTACCTGGAAGGAATAGAGTACTTCATGTGGTGCACCTATGATGTACACTTCTATGCCTCTTTTGCTCTTTTGGATCTGTTTCCTAAGATTGAATTAAGCATTCAACGTGATTTTGCTAGAGCTGTTCTGCGGGAAGATAAGAGTAGAGTCAGATTTCTTGCTGATGGTGCCTGGGGTATTCGTAAAGTAATTGGTGCTGTCGCCCATGACCTTGGAGCACATAATCCGTGGCATGAATTGAATGCTTACAACATCCACGACACAAGTAGATGGAAAGATCTTAATCCCAAGTTTGTGCTTCAGATTTACAGGGATTTTGCTGCAACAGGTGATATGTCATTTGGCAAGGATGTCTGGCCAGCAGTTTGTACTGCTATGGAATATATGGAACAATTTGATCGTGATGGTGATGGTATGATTGAAAATGATGGATTTCCTGATCAAACGTATGATGCTTGGACAGTTCAAGGAGTAAGTGCGTATTGTGGTTGCCTTTGGCTTGCTGCCCTTCAAGCTACAGCAGCACTGGCCCGCAGCCTTGGACATGATGACTATGCTGAGAGGTGTATGATAAGATTTGCAAAAGCTAAATCCGTATTTGAAGCCAGGTTATGGAATGGTTCATACTTCAATTATGACAGCGGAACAAGTTACAAAAGCCGTTCCATCCAGGCAGACCAGCTGGCTGGACAATGGTATACTGCATCTTCTGGGTTGCCTCCTCTATTTGAAGAGGATAGGATAAAATGCACACTTCAGAAAATATTTGACTACAACGTGATGAGGGTGAAAGGAGGACGTATGGGAGCTGTGAATGGTATGCATCCGAATGGGAAGGTAGATGAAACCTGTATGCAGTCAAGAGAAATATGGACAGGAGTAACATATAGTTTAGCTGCAACTATGCTGCTCCATGGAATGGAGCATCAGGCCTTCACTACTGCAGAAGGCATTTATATTGCAGGATGGTCTGAAGAGGGCTATGG GTACTGGTTCCAAACTCCGGAAGCATGGACAGTTGATGGCCACTACAGGTCACTGATATATATGCGCCCCCTTGCAATCTGGGGAATGCAGCAGGCCTTGTCCCCTCCAATGTCGATACTCAAGGCGCCAAAGGTAAATGCAATGGACAGGGCTCACATTTCTCCAGGCACATTCCAGTTCCTCCAGGATAGCGTCAGGAAGATGACGCCCAAGAACGGTTGTTTCGGAAACACTGTATTTAACTGGGATTGTTGA
- the LOC120670115 gene encoding non-lysosomal glucosylceramidase-like isoform X2, whose protein sequence is MGSGSISRGFRGEFKHWQITPGYCEMSPVMANQFSIFVTRGRNKKYASVLAPGQLDGLQKSSDDGISSWDWKLKGDHSTYHALFPRAWTVYDGEPDPELKVSCRQISPFIPHNYEESSLPTSVFVYTLVNTGKERAKVSLLMTWANSIGGLSHHTGGHVNEPFIGENGVSGVLLHHKTANNNPPVTFAIAACENQNVNVTVLPVFGLSGESSVTAREMWGTMVQDGSFDRDNFNAGVSMPSSLGDTVCAAVSASTWVEPHGRCTVVFALAWSAPKVKFKKGSTYYRRYTKFYGTSPRSAVNLVQDALMKYKHWEEEIDKWQTPILRDERLPEWYKITLFNELYFLVAGGTIWIDSEYLVVDADNKSNSSPIEDGDSPLNDSTCNSTVPQIGFDPHEIDDKENVGKFLYLEGIEYFMWCTYDVHFYASFALLDLFPKIELSIQRDFARAVLREDKSRVRFLADGAWGIRKVIGAVAHDLGAHNPWHELNAYNIHDTSRWKDLNPKFVLQIYRDFAATGDMSFGKDVWPAVCTAMEYMEQFDRDGDGMIENDGFPDQTYDAWTVQGVSAYCGCLWLAALQATAALARSLGHDDYAERCMIRFAKAKSVFEARLWNGSYFNYDSGTSYKSRSIQADQLAGQWYTASSGLPPLFEEDRIKCTLQKIFDYNVMRVKGGRMGAVNGMHPNGKVDETCMQSREIWTGVTYSLAATMLLHGMEHQAFTTAEGIYIAGWSEEGYGYWFQTPEAWTVDGHYRSLIYMRPLAIWGMQQALSPPMSILKAPKVNAMDRAHISPGTFQFLQDSVRKMTPKNGCFGNTVFNWDC, encoded by the exons ATGGG GAGTGGTAGCATTTCAAGAGGCTTTAGGGGAGAATTCAAGCATTGGCAGATAACTCCTGGTTATTGTGAAATGTCTCCTGTGATGGCCAATCAATTTTCG ATCTTTGTCACTCGGGGAAGAAACAAGAAATATGCTTCAGTTTTGGCCCCTGGTCAACTTGATGGTTTGCA GAAATCTAGCGATGATGGTATATCGTCCTGGGATTGGAAATTAAAGGGTGATCATTCGACATACCATGCTTTGTTTCCTCGAGCATGGACTGTTTATGATG GCGAACCAGATCCAGAGCTAAAAGTATCTTGCCGTCAAATATCGCCATTTATTCCACACAACTATGAAGAGAGCAGTCTTCCTACCTCTGTTTTTGTATACACT CTCGTGAATACCGGAAAGGAAAGGGCAAAAGTTAGCCTATTGATGACTTGGGCG AATTCCATTGGAGGACTTTCACATCATACTGGTGGCCATGTAAATGAGCCATTCAT AGGAGAAAATGGAGTTTCTGGCGTTCTTCTACATCACAA GACAGCCAATAATAATCCTCCTGTAACATTTGCAATTGCGGCATGTGAAAACCAAAATGTAAATGTCACAGTATTGCCTGTTTTTGGGCTTTCTGGAGAAAGTTCTGTTACTGCCAGGGAAATGTGGGGCACAATGGTCCAG GATGGTTCCTTTGACCGAGATAATTTCAATGCTGGTGTCAGCATGCCTTCTTCTCTGGGTGATACAGTTTGTGCAGCAGTTTCTGCTTCCACCTGGGTTGAACCACATGGAAGATGTACAGTTGTATTCGCGTTGGCTTGGTCTGCTCCTAAGGTTAAGTTTAAAAAGGGAAGTACATACTACAG GAGATATACAAAGTTCTATGGAACTTCGCCAAGATCAGCTGTAAATTTGGTACAAGATGCTTTGATGA AGTATAAACATTGGGAAGAGGAGATCGATAAGTGGCAGACCCCAATTCTCCGTGATGAGAGGCTTCCAGAGTG GTACAAGATTACTCTCTTCAATGAATTGTACTTCCTTGTTGCTGGAGGAACCATTTGGATTG ATAGCGAATACTTGGTAGTTGACGCTGATAACAAGTCGAATTCAAGTCCCATTGAGGATGGTGATTCACCACTTAATGACAGCACGTGCAATTCTACAGTTCCCCAAATCGGTTTTGACCCACATGAGATTGATGACAAAGAAAACGTTGGGAAGTTTTTGTACCTGGAAGGAATAGAGTACTTCATGTGGTGCACCTATGATGTACACTTCTATGCCTCTTTTGCTCTTTTGGATCTGTTTCCTAAGATTGAATTAAGCATTCAACGTGATTTTGCTAGAGCTGTTCTGCGGGAAGATAAGAGTAGAGTCAGATTTCTTGCTGATGGTGCCTGGGGTATTCGTAAAGTAATTGGTGCTGTCGCCCATGACCTTGGAGCACATAATCCGTGGCATGAATTGAATGCTTACAACATCCACGACACAAGTAGATGGAAAGATCTTAATCCCAAGTTTGTGCTTCAGATTTACAGGGATTTTGCTGCAACAGGTGATATGTCATTTGGCAAGGATGTCTGGCCAGCAGTTTGTACTGCTATGGAATATATGGAACAATTTGATCGTGATGGTGATGGTATGATTGAAAATGATGGATTTCCTGATCAAACGTATGATGCTTGGACAGTTCAAGGAGTAAGTGCGTATTGTGGTTGCCTTTGGCTTGCTGCCCTTCAAGCTACAGCAGCACTGGCCCGCAGCCTTGGACATGATGACTATGCTGAGAGGTGTATGATAAGATTTGCAAAAGCTAAATCCGTATTTGAAGCCAGGTTATGGAATGGTTCATACTTCAATTATGACAGCGGAACAAGTTACAAAAGCCGTTCCATCCAGGCAGACCAGCTGGCTGGACAATGGTATACTGCATCTTCTGGGTTGCCTCCTCTATTTGAAGAGGATAGGATAAAATGCACACTTCAGAAAATATTTGACTACAACGTGATGAGGGTGAAAGGAGGACGTATGGGAGCTGTGAATGGTATGCATCCGAATGGGAAGGTAGATGAAACCTGTATGCAGTCAAGAGAAATATGGACAGGAGTAACATATAGTTTAGCTGCAACTATGCTGCTCCATGGAATGGAGCATCAGGCCTTCACTACTGCAGAAGGCATTTATATTGCAGGATGGTCTGAAGAGGGCTATGG GTACTGGTTCCAAACTCCGGAAGCATGGACAGTTGATGGCCACTACAGGTCACTGATATATATGCGCCCCCTTGCAATCTGGGGAATGCAGCAGGCCTTGTCCCCTCCAATGTCGATACTCAAGGCGCCAAAGGTAAATGCAATGGACAGGGCTCACATTTCTCCAGGCACATTCCAGTTCCTCCAGGATAGCGTCAGGAAGATGACGCCCAAGAACGGTTGTTTCGGAAACACTGTATTTAACTGGGATTGTTGA
- the LOC120670115 gene encoding non-lysosomal glucosylceramidase-like isoform X4, which yields MFMIFVTRGRNKKYASVLAPGQLDGLQKSSDDGISSWDWKLKGDHSTYHALFPRAWTVYDGEPDPELKVSCRQISPFIPHNYEESSLPTSVFVYTLVNTGKERAKVSLLMTWANSIGGLSHHTGGHVNEPFIGENGVSGVLLHHKTANNNPPVTFAIAACENQNVNVTVLPVFGLSGESSVTAREMWGTMVQDGSFDRDNFNAGVSMPSSLGDTVCAAVSASTWVEPHGRCTVVFALAWSAPKVKFKKGSTYYRRYTKFYGTSPRSAVNLVQDALMKYKHWEEEIDKWQTPILRDERLPEWYKITLFNELYFLVAGGTIWIDSEYLVVDADNKSNSSPIEDGDSPLNDSTCNSTVPQIGFDPHEIDDKENVGKFLYLEGIEYFMWCTYDVHFYASFALLDLFPKIELSIQRDFARAVLREDKSRVRFLADGAWGIRKVIGAVAHDLGAHNPWHELNAYNIHDTSRWKDLNPKFVLQIYRDFAATGDMSFGKDVWPAVCTAMEYMEQFDRDGDGMIENDGFPDQTYDAWTVQGVSAYCGCLWLAALQATAALARSLGHDDYAERCMIRFAKAKSVFEARLWNGSYFNYDSGTSYKSRSIQADQLAGQWYTASSGLPPLFEEDRIKCTLQKIFDYNVMRVKGGRMGAVNGMHPNGKVDETCMQSREIWTGVTYSLAATMLLHGMEHQAFTTAEGIYIAGWSEEGYGYWFQTPEAWTVDGHYRSLIYMRPLAIWGMQQALSPPMSILKAPKVNAMDRAHISPGTFQFLQDSVRKMTPKNGCFGNTVFNWDC from the exons ATGTTCATG ATCTTTGTCACTCGGGGAAGAAACAAGAAATATGCTTCAGTTTTGGCCCCTGGTCAACTTGATGGTTTGCA GAAATCTAGCGATGATGGTATATCGTCCTGGGATTGGAAATTAAAGGGTGATCATTCGACATACCATGCTTTGTTTCCTCGAGCATGGACTGTTTATGATG GCGAACCAGATCCAGAGCTAAAAGTATCTTGCCGTCAAATATCGCCATTTATTCCACACAACTATGAAGAGAGCAGTCTTCCTACCTCTGTTTTTGTATACACT CTCGTGAATACCGGAAAGGAAAGGGCAAAAGTTAGCCTATTGATGACTTGGGCG AATTCCATTGGAGGACTTTCACATCATACTGGTGGCCATGTAAATGAGCCATTCAT AGGAGAAAATGGAGTTTCTGGCGTTCTTCTACATCACAA GACAGCCAATAATAATCCTCCTGTAACATTTGCAATTGCGGCATGTGAAAACCAAAATGTAAATGTCACAGTATTGCCTGTTTTTGGGCTTTCTGGAGAAAGTTCTGTTACTGCCAGGGAAATGTGGGGCACAATGGTCCAG GATGGTTCCTTTGACCGAGATAATTTCAATGCTGGTGTCAGCATGCCTTCTTCTCTGGGTGATACAGTTTGTGCAGCAGTTTCTGCTTCCACCTGGGTTGAACCACATGGAAGATGTACAGTTGTATTCGCGTTGGCTTGGTCTGCTCCTAAGGTTAAGTTTAAAAAGGGAAGTACATACTACAG GAGATATACAAAGTTCTATGGAACTTCGCCAAGATCAGCTGTAAATTTGGTACAAGATGCTTTGATGA AGTATAAACATTGGGAAGAGGAGATCGATAAGTGGCAGACCCCAATTCTCCGTGATGAGAGGCTTCCAGAGTG GTACAAGATTACTCTCTTCAATGAATTGTACTTCCTTGTTGCTGGAGGAACCATTTGGATTG ATAGCGAATACTTGGTAGTTGACGCTGATAACAAGTCGAATTCAAGTCCCATTGAGGATGGTGATTCACCACTTAATGACAGCACGTGCAATTCTACAGTTCCCCAAATCGGTTTTGACCCACATGAGATTGATGACAAAGAAAACGTTGGGAAGTTTTTGTACCTGGAAGGAATAGAGTACTTCATGTGGTGCACCTATGATGTACACTTCTATGCCTCTTTTGCTCTTTTGGATCTGTTTCCTAAGATTGAATTAAGCATTCAACGTGATTTTGCTAGAGCTGTTCTGCGGGAAGATAAGAGTAGAGTCAGATTTCTTGCTGATGGTGCCTGGGGTATTCGTAAAGTAATTGGTGCTGTCGCCCATGACCTTGGAGCACATAATCCGTGGCATGAATTGAATGCTTACAACATCCACGACACAAGTAGATGGAAAGATCTTAATCCCAAGTTTGTGCTTCAGATTTACAGGGATTTTGCTGCAACAGGTGATATGTCATTTGGCAAGGATGTCTGGCCAGCAGTTTGTACTGCTATGGAATATATGGAACAATTTGATCGTGATGGTGATGGTATGATTGAAAATGATGGATTTCCTGATCAAACGTATGATGCTTGGACAGTTCAAGGAGTAAGTGCGTATTGTGGTTGCCTTTGGCTTGCTGCCCTTCAAGCTACAGCAGCACTGGCCCGCAGCCTTGGACATGATGACTATGCTGAGAGGTGTATGATAAGATTTGCAAAAGCTAAATCCGTATTTGAAGCCAGGTTATGGAATGGTTCATACTTCAATTATGACAGCGGAACAAGTTACAAAAGCCGTTCCATCCAGGCAGACCAGCTGGCTGGACAATGGTATACTGCATCTTCTGGGTTGCCTCCTCTATTTGAAGAGGATAGGATAAAATGCACACTTCAGAAAATATTTGACTACAACGTGATGAGGGTGAAAGGAGGACGTATGGGAGCTGTGAATGGTATGCATCCGAATGGGAAGGTAGATGAAACCTGTATGCAGTCAAGAGAAATATGGACAGGAGTAACATATAGTTTAGCTGCAACTATGCTGCTCCATGGAATGGAGCATCAGGCCTTCACTACTGCAGAAGGCATTTATATTGCAGGATGGTCTGAAGAGGGCTATGG GTACTGGTTCCAAACTCCGGAAGCATGGACAGTTGATGGCCACTACAGGTCACTGATATATATGCGCCCCCTTGCAATCTGGGGAATGCAGCAGGCCTTGTCCCCTCCAATGTCGATACTCAAGGCGCCAAAGGTAAATGCAATGGACAGGGCTCACATTTCTCCAGGCACATTCCAGTTCCTCCAGGATAGCGTCAGGAAGATGACGCCCAAGAACGGTTGTTTCGGAAACACTGTATTTAACTGGGATTGTTGA